Proteins encoded by one window of Sphaerodactylus townsendi isolate TG3544 linkage group LG04, MPM_Stown_v2.3, whole genome shotgun sequence:
- the RRN3 gene encoding RNA polymerase I-specific transcription initiation factor RRN3 isoform X1, with translation MNGGALQRISDMLAADEFLRSPPRKTVRFGGNLTDILLKYKKGETTDFDLLKHQLSDPDIKDDQIINWLHEFRSSVALLTKEFEHLVRILLKIPWLRRSKAVEEEFLAFLSNLVSAQTIYLWPCLAMIISHFTPPRITIREDGVDISDSDDDDENVTRSFDTCHKALQTVARYVPLTPQFLMPVLTEKFPFINKSERTLQCYVHNILRISGYIPVLRHDILELVIERLLKIDVSAPRKDIEAAEEAENDPASEEGLFNMDEDEQNGAKNDIMAHPIAERLDLLMTVLFSYVKDFCYVNGKLDLGRTKDLYRDLVLIFDKLILPTHGSCHVQYIMFYLSSFKLGIAEAFVEHLWKKLQNPNHPAVIRQAAGSYIGSFLARAKFIPVITVKACLELLVSWLHKYIDNQGCGSRAFCDVALHGPFYAACQAVFYVVVFQHKQILEGNLKKGLAFLQSLNFERIVMCQLNPLKVCLPPVVNFFAAVTRKYQIAFCDTIIERNRRQVLPVVRSSIGGDTVETITNPLDSFFPFDPYVLKRSKNIIDPLYQFWEEQDAEDFTGAADSTDEGKGEEEDDFLKGETPHSDGLIGTTLGLFDSALQSPDSFTESPPVTSLQR, from the exons ATGAACGGAGGAGCGCTGCAGAG AATTTCTGACATGTTGGCCGCAGACGAATTTCTACGATCACCGCCAAGGAAGACAGTTCGGTTTGGTGGCAACCTGACAGATATTCTGCTAAAATACAAGAAG GGAGAAACAACTGATTTCGATCTGTTGAAACATCAGCTGTCAGATCCAGACATAAAA gatGACCAGATTATTAACTGGCTGCATGAGTTCCGGTCTTCTGTTGCGCTGCTGACAAAGGAATTTGAACACCTTGTCAGGATCTTGTTG AAAATACCATGGCTCCGAAGAAGCAAagctgtagaagaagagttcTTGGCTTTCCTGAGCAACTTGGTGTCAGCCCAGACGATCTACCTGTGGCCCTGTCTAGCTATGATCATCTCGCACTTTACCCCCC CTCGAATCACTATACGGGAGGACGGTGTGGACATTTCTGATTCAGATGACGACGACGAAA ATGTGACTAGATCCTTTGACACATGTCACAAAGCGTTGCAAACAGTTGCCAGATACGTCCCCTT GACACCACAGTTTCTTATGCCTGTGCTAACTGAAAAATTCCCCTTCATCAACAAGTCAGAAAGAACTCTG CAATGCTACGTCCACAACATCCTTCGAATTAGCGGCTACATCCCAGTCCTGCGGCACGACATTTTGGAGCTGGTGATTGAAAGGTTGTTAAAGATTGAT GTGAGCGCCCCGAGAAAAGATATCGAAGCTGCAGAAGAGGCGGAAAACGATCCGGCCTCCGAAGAAGGACTCTTCAACATG gatgaagatgagcaaaACGGAGCGAAGAACGACATAATGGCTCACCCGATTGCAGAGCGGCTGGACCTCTTGATGACCGTCTTATTTTCCTACGTTAAAGATTTCTGCTATGTAAACG GCAAGCTTGATCTTGGGCGAACGAAGGACTTGTATCGGGATCTCGTGCTGATCTTTGATAAACTCATCTTGCCCACCCACGGCTCATGCCATGTCCAGTACATAATGTTCTACCTGTCCAGCTTCAAACTG GGAATCGCGGAAGCCTTCGTGGAGCACCTTTGGAAGAAGCTGCAAAATCCGAACCACCCGGCGGTGATCAGACAAGCTGCCGGCAGCTACATCGGCAGCTTTTTGGCCCGAGCGAAATTTATCCCCGTTAT TACAGTGAAAGCTTGCCTCGAGTTGTTGGTCAGCTGGCTGCACAAGTACATCGACAACCAGGGCTGCGGGTCCCGAGCCTTTTGCGACGTTGCTCTGCACGGGCCCTTCTACGCCGCGTGCCAGGCTGTGTTCTACGTGGTCGTATTTCAGCATAAGCAGATTTTGGAGGGAAACCTGAAGAAAG GTTTGGCTTTCCTGCAGAGCTTGAACTTCGAGCGCATTGTGATGTGCCAGCTAAACCCCCTGAAGGTCTGCCTGCCCCCTGTTGTGAACTTCTTTGCGGCTGTAACCAG GAAGTACCAGATTGCGTTCTGTGACACCATCATTGAGAGGAACCGGAGACAGGTTTTGCCGGTTGTAAGGAGCAGCATTGGGGGTGACACAGTCGAGACCATCACCAACCCCCTGGACAGCTTTTTCCCTTTTGATCCCTACGTCCTCAAAAG ATCAAAGAATATAATTGACCCTTTGTATCAGTTCTGGGAAGAACAGGATGCTGAGGATTTCACAGGGGCTGCGGACTCCACTGATGAG GGCAAAGGTGAAGAGGAAGATGACTTCCTGAAAGGAGAAACGCCCCACAGTGATGGTTTGATTGGCACAACTCTGGGACTCTTTGATTCAGCTCTTCAGAGTCCAGACAGTTTCACAGAGTCACCACCGGTAACTTCTTTGCAGCGGTAG
- the RSL1D1 gene encoding ribosomal L1 domain-containing protein 1: MAAPDTALALDGGQVKKASQALLAYNKTKQKKAEKRLLNEDLSVFLMVTVWKIPPREQIVKIPLPHGILPETSEVCLFSKDEPGLTAEQTENLYRKLLSQNGVTSVTEVISYKTLKKEYKPFEAKRRLLGRFSLFLSDDRIRRLLPSHIGKHFYKSKKVPLSVNMKAKNLAWEINRLIQGTTLPITNKGCCYAARVGHTGMSAEEIAENVVAVWTVLAAKAPKISQSIKMLHLKTDKSIALPIFNSIHPGVKDVQKQTGSKQQKKNKEKKQNRQKQNEGLSPGKSTETLEGVPVPGSLEKEKEEKDKISDVVESEDDEGIPLLVPIETAAGKPKDKVAELSPSAGKEAEMDPKAYLPGKRKPSLSSVTGLETPTGGSSPKTLKRLKKEAKPPKQEFPEQELAKTPLKSKWKSLVTPKREKAVGSAQKAPRTPKQAIGNKKLKRSV, encoded by the exons GTTAAAAAGGCTTCTCAAGCCCTTCTCGCTTACAACAAGACCAAGCAGAAAAAGGCTGAGAAACGGCTGCTGAATGAAGACTTGAGTGTTTTTCTGATGGTCACAGTATGGAAAATCCCACCACGTGAACAAATAGTCAAAAT ACCACTCCCTCATGGTATTCTGCCTGAAACATCTGAGGTTTGCCTGTTTAGCAAGGATGAGCCGGGCTTAACAGCTGAGCAGACGGAGAACTTGTACAGGAAGCTCTTGAGTCAGAATGGGGTCACAAGCGTCACCGAG GTCATTTCTTACAAAACCCTGAAAAAAGAATACAAGCCCTTTGAAGCAAAGCGTCGGCTTCTGGGtagattttctctctttctgtccgaTGACCGCATTAGAAGGCTTTTACCATCTCATATTGGGAAACACTTTTATAAGAGTAAAAA GGTTCCTCTCTCTGTGAACATGAAAGCAAAGAATCTGGCCTGGGAAATAAACAGGCTTATTCAGGGAACCACTCTTCCAATCACCAACAAAGGATGCTGCTA TGCAGCACGTGTTGGACATACTGGAATGAGCGCAGAGGAGATAGCGGAGAACGTTGTTGCCGTCTGGACAGTGCTTGCTGCTAAAGCTCCAAAG atcTCTCAGAGCATTAAAATGCTTCACCTCAAGACCGACAAATCTATTGCTCTTCCCATCTTTAACTCCATTCATCCAGGTGTGAAAGACGTCCAGAAGCAAACGGGTTCTAAACAGCAGAAG aaaaataaGGAGAAGAAACAGAATCGGCAGAAGCAAAATGAAGGGCTGAGTCCAGGGAAATCCACAGAGACTCTTGAAGGCGTCCCTGTCCCTGGAAGtctggaaaaggagaaagaggagaaggacaAAATCTCAGATGTTGTGGAATCGGAAGACGATGAAGGAATTCCACTGCTGGTTCCGATTGAAACAGCAGCCGGCAAGCCAAAAGATAAG GTGGCAGAGCTTAGTCCTTCTGCAGGGAAAGAGGCAGAGATGGACCCCAAAGCCTACCTCCCTGGCAAGAGAAAACCCTCCTTGTCTTCTGTAACAGGACTGGAAACTCCTACAGGTGGGTCAAGCCCGAAGACCCTGAAACGTCTCAAAAAGGAGGCCAAGCCCCCAAAACAAGAGTTCCCGGAACAGGAGTTGGCAAAGACCCCCCTTAAGTCAAAATGGAAGTCTTTAGTGACCCCCAAGAGGGAGAAAGCAGTCGGGTCTGCCCAGAAGGCTCCCAGAACGCCAAAACAGGCGATTGGGAACAAGAAATTGAAACGCTCAGTGTGA
- the RRN3 gene encoding RNA polymerase I-specific transcription initiation factor RRN3 isoform X2 encodes MLAADEFLRSPPRKTVRFGGNLTDILLKYKKGETTDFDLLKHQLSDPDIKDDQIINWLHEFRSSVALLTKEFEHLVRILLKIPWLRRSKAVEEEFLAFLSNLVSAQTIYLWPCLAMIISHFTPPRITIREDGVDISDSDDDDENVTRSFDTCHKALQTVARYVPLTPQFLMPVLTEKFPFINKSERTLQCYVHNILRISGYIPVLRHDILELVIERLLKIDVSAPRKDIEAAEEAENDPASEEGLFNMDEDEQNGAKNDIMAHPIAERLDLLMTVLFSYVKDFCYVNGKLDLGRTKDLYRDLVLIFDKLILPTHGSCHVQYIMFYLSSFKLGIAEAFVEHLWKKLQNPNHPAVIRQAAGSYIGSFLARAKFIPVITVKACLELLVSWLHKYIDNQGCGSRAFCDVALHGPFYAACQAVFYVVVFQHKQILEGNLKKGLAFLQSLNFERIVMCQLNPLKVCLPPVVNFFAAVTRKYQIAFCDTIIERNRRQVLPVVRSSIGGDTVETITNPLDSFFPFDPYVLKRSKNIIDPLYQFWEEQDAEDFTGAADSTDEGKGEEEDDFLKGETPHSDGLIGTTLGLFDSALQSPDSFTESPPVTSLQR; translated from the exons ATGTTGGCCGCAGACGAATTTCTACGATCACCGCCAAGGAAGACAGTTCGGTTTGGTGGCAACCTGACAGATATTCTGCTAAAATACAAGAAG GGAGAAACAACTGATTTCGATCTGTTGAAACATCAGCTGTCAGATCCAGACATAAAA gatGACCAGATTATTAACTGGCTGCATGAGTTCCGGTCTTCTGTTGCGCTGCTGACAAAGGAATTTGAACACCTTGTCAGGATCTTGTTG AAAATACCATGGCTCCGAAGAAGCAAagctgtagaagaagagttcTTGGCTTTCCTGAGCAACTTGGTGTCAGCCCAGACGATCTACCTGTGGCCCTGTCTAGCTATGATCATCTCGCACTTTACCCCCC CTCGAATCACTATACGGGAGGACGGTGTGGACATTTCTGATTCAGATGACGACGACGAAA ATGTGACTAGATCCTTTGACACATGTCACAAAGCGTTGCAAACAGTTGCCAGATACGTCCCCTT GACACCACAGTTTCTTATGCCTGTGCTAACTGAAAAATTCCCCTTCATCAACAAGTCAGAAAGAACTCTG CAATGCTACGTCCACAACATCCTTCGAATTAGCGGCTACATCCCAGTCCTGCGGCACGACATTTTGGAGCTGGTGATTGAAAGGTTGTTAAAGATTGAT GTGAGCGCCCCGAGAAAAGATATCGAAGCTGCAGAAGAGGCGGAAAACGATCCGGCCTCCGAAGAAGGACTCTTCAACATG gatgaagatgagcaaaACGGAGCGAAGAACGACATAATGGCTCACCCGATTGCAGAGCGGCTGGACCTCTTGATGACCGTCTTATTTTCCTACGTTAAAGATTTCTGCTATGTAAACG GCAAGCTTGATCTTGGGCGAACGAAGGACTTGTATCGGGATCTCGTGCTGATCTTTGATAAACTCATCTTGCCCACCCACGGCTCATGCCATGTCCAGTACATAATGTTCTACCTGTCCAGCTTCAAACTG GGAATCGCGGAAGCCTTCGTGGAGCACCTTTGGAAGAAGCTGCAAAATCCGAACCACCCGGCGGTGATCAGACAAGCTGCCGGCAGCTACATCGGCAGCTTTTTGGCCCGAGCGAAATTTATCCCCGTTAT TACAGTGAAAGCTTGCCTCGAGTTGTTGGTCAGCTGGCTGCACAAGTACATCGACAACCAGGGCTGCGGGTCCCGAGCCTTTTGCGACGTTGCTCTGCACGGGCCCTTCTACGCCGCGTGCCAGGCTGTGTTCTACGTGGTCGTATTTCAGCATAAGCAGATTTTGGAGGGAAACCTGAAGAAAG GTTTGGCTTTCCTGCAGAGCTTGAACTTCGAGCGCATTGTGATGTGCCAGCTAAACCCCCTGAAGGTCTGCCTGCCCCCTGTTGTGAACTTCTTTGCGGCTGTAACCAG GAAGTACCAGATTGCGTTCTGTGACACCATCATTGAGAGGAACCGGAGACAGGTTTTGCCGGTTGTAAGGAGCAGCATTGGGGGTGACACAGTCGAGACCATCACCAACCCCCTGGACAGCTTTTTCCCTTTTGATCCCTACGTCCTCAAAAG ATCAAAGAATATAATTGACCCTTTGTATCAGTTCTGGGAAGAACAGGATGCTGAGGATTTCACAGGGGCTGCGGACTCCACTGATGAG GGCAAAGGTGAAGAGGAAGATGACTTCCTGAAAGGAGAAACGCCCCACAGTGATGGTTTGATTGGCACAACTCTGGGACTCTTTGATTCAGCTCTTCAGAGTCCAGACAGTTTCACAGAGTCACCACCGGTAACTTCTTTGCAGCGGTAG